A part of Streptomyces sp. NBC_01497 genomic DNA contains:
- a CDS encoding oxidoreductase — protein sequence MSVWFVTGASRGFGQEITRAALAAGHQVAATARSADAVRSRFPDAGDALLAVPLDVTDHHSIEEGVAAAVERFGRIDVLVNNAGRGLLAAVEEADDTAVRAVYETNVLGVLAVQRAVLPTLRQQRSGHVINISSVGGFAGGAGWGIYASTKFAVEGFSEALHAELAPLGIHVTIVEPGYFRTDFLDPSSLQTGVHLIDDYAATSGAVRDRVADINHAQPGDPVKAARAIVDVAAASDPPLRLQLGTDTLQVVDAKLASVRKEMDAWRGVAVTTDHD from the coding sequence ATGAGTGTGTGGTTCGTGACAGGAGCGTCCAGGGGTTTCGGCCAGGAGATCACCCGCGCGGCACTGGCCGCCGGCCATCAGGTCGCGGCCACCGCGCGCAGCGCTGACGCCGTCCGAAGCCGGTTTCCCGACGCCGGCGACGCGCTGCTCGCGGTGCCCCTGGACGTGACCGATCACCACAGCATCGAGGAGGGTGTCGCGGCCGCCGTCGAGCGTTTCGGAAGGATCGACGTTCTGGTCAACAACGCCGGCCGGGGTCTTCTCGCCGCGGTGGAGGAGGCCGACGACACGGCGGTGCGTGCGGTGTACGAGACCAACGTGCTCGGTGTCCTCGCCGTACAGCGGGCTGTGCTGCCGACGCTGCGGCAGCAGCGTTCCGGGCATGTGATCAACATCAGCTCCGTCGGAGGCTTCGCCGGCGGGGCGGGCTGGGGAATCTACGCGTCGACGAAGTTCGCGGTCGAGGGGTTCAGCGAAGCTCTCCACGCCGAGCTGGCGCCCTTGGGTATCCACGTGACGATCGTCGAGCCGGGATATTTCCGGACCGACTTCCTCGACCCGTCGAGCCTGCAGACCGGCGTCCACCTGATCGACGACTACGCGGCGACCTCCGGCGCGGTGCGTGATCGTGTCGCCGACATCAACCATGCCCAGCCCGGCGACCCGGTCAAGGCCGCCCGCGCGATCGTCGACGTGGCCGCCGCCTCCGACCCGCCGCTGCGACTCCAGCTCGGAACGGACACCCTGCAGGTCGTCGACGCCAAACTGGCCAGTGTTCGCAAGGAGATGGACGCTTGGCGCGGCGTTGCCGTCACTACCGACCACGACTGA
- a CDS encoding restriction endonuclease, whose amino-acid sequence MRETRTSTGRLRATGSMPRPVVILAMAGALLAAAALFFVCFARWAGAHPLTAVLLAILAVPMLYTLFRAMPRAGELRRAARAGMARTDRELIEPAPLGEAFAPSLAGGGEDTLDLAPATAQDGLTAVLPAPAPAVDFTALDPDGFEAAVAALCERDGCHDVAVVGGAGDLGADVLATAPDGRRVVVQCKQYGPAHKVGSQDLQRFGGTCWSVHGAQLAAVVTTSQFTAPAREYAAECGIRCVDGDSLAAWSEGSGPAPWGPAMVDGA is encoded by the coding sequence ATGCGGGAGACCAGGACCAGCACCGGCCGCCTCAGAGCGACAGGGTCGATGCCCCGGCCGGTTGTCATCCTCGCCATGGCGGGCGCCCTGCTCGCAGCCGCCGCGCTGTTCTTCGTGTGCTTCGCGCGCTGGGCCGGGGCGCATCCACTCACTGCGGTACTCCTCGCGATACTCGCGGTTCCCATGCTCTACACCTTGTTCCGGGCGATGCCGAGAGCCGGCGAGTTGCGTCGCGCCGCCCGGGCCGGGATGGCGCGGACGGACCGGGAACTCATCGAGCCGGCTCCGCTCGGCGAGGCCTTCGCGCCCTCCCTGGCCGGTGGGGGCGAAGATACGCTCGACCTCGCTCCCGCCACCGCTCAGGACGGCCTCACCGCCGTACTGCCTGCGCCCGCGCCTGCCGTCGACTTCACGGCCCTCGACCCTGACGGCTTCGAGGCGGCCGTCGCAGCGTTGTGCGAACGGGACGGCTGCCACGATGTCGCGGTTGTCGGCGGCGCCGGTGACCTGGGCGCCGACGTCCTCGCCACCGCACCGGACGGCCGGCGCGTCGTCGTGCAGTGCAAGCAGTACGGTCCTGCCCACAAGGTCGGCTCCCAGGATCTCCAGCGCTTCGGCGGCACCTGCTGGTCAGTACACGGAGCCCAGCTCGCTGCCGTCGTAACCACCAGTCAGTTCACCGCACCGGCGCGGGAGTACGCCGCGGAGTGCGGTATCCGCTGCGTGGACGGCGACTCCCTCGCTGCCTGGTCGGAGGGCTCGGGGCCCGCCCCCTGGGGCCCCGCCATGGTGGACGGAGCCTGA
- a CDS encoding Re/Si-specific NAD(P)(+) transhydrogenase subunit alpha, translated as MLTTDPLTAEPRAASPMLVGVAREAPGETRVAATPATVKQLIGLGYDVLIESGAGDKSSFPDQAYADAGARIGSADQAWGADVVLRVNAPEPLDVARPKDGATLISTLAPALNPGLVDALAQRPVTVLAVDAVPRISRAQSLDVLSSMANIAGYRAVIEAAHEFGRFFTGQVTAAGKVPPAKVLVAGAGVAGLAAIGAASSLGAIVRATDPRPEVADQVGSLGGQYLPVVVDESAQRSSDGYARDTSETYDRRAAEIYSEQAADVDIIVTTALIPGRSAPRLITAADVASMKPGSVIVDMAAAQGGNVEGSLAGQRVVTDNGVVILGYTDLAGRLPVQASQLYGTNLVNLLKLLTPGKDGRLVLDLDDVVQRGITVVREGEKLWPPPPVQVSAAPVHSAEPVAEKEEREPRSPAVRLGLVFAGAAALFVVNALAPEPIPRHFTVLVLAIVIGYYVIGRVAHALHTPLMSVTNAISGVVVVGALLQVGMHDTVIRILAAVAILLASINVFGGFAVTRRMLVMFSRGK; from the coding sequence ATGCTCACCACTGACCCACTCACCGCTGAGCCCAGAGCGGCGTCGCCCATGCTCGTCGGAGTCGCGCGCGAGGCGCCCGGGGAGACACGAGTCGCCGCGACCCCCGCGACCGTCAAGCAACTGATCGGCCTCGGGTACGACGTCCTGATCGAGTCGGGGGCGGGCGACAAGTCCTCATTTCCCGACCAGGCGTACGCGGACGCCGGGGCACGGATCGGTTCCGCCGACCAGGCGTGGGGCGCGGATGTCGTCCTGCGCGTCAACGCGCCCGAGCCGCTGGACGTCGCGCGGCCGAAGGACGGCGCCACCCTCATCTCGACGCTAGCGCCGGCTCTCAACCCCGGGCTGGTCGACGCGCTTGCCCAGCGCCCCGTCACCGTCCTCGCGGTCGACGCCGTCCCGCGGATCAGCCGGGCGCAGTCCCTGGACGTCCTGTCCTCGATGGCCAACATCGCCGGTTACCGTGCGGTGATCGAGGCGGCCCACGAGTTCGGCCGCTTCTTCACCGGCCAGGTGACCGCGGCGGGCAAGGTGCCGCCGGCGAAGGTCCTGGTGGCAGGGGCCGGGGTCGCGGGCCTCGCCGCCATCGGCGCGGCGTCGTCACTCGGCGCGATCGTGCGGGCCACCGATCCTCGTCCGGAGGTCGCCGACCAGGTCGGTTCGCTGGGCGGGCAGTACCTGCCGGTGGTCGTGGACGAGAGCGCCCAGCGCTCCAGTGACGGCTACGCCAGGGACACCAGTGAGACGTACGACCGCCGGGCCGCCGAGATCTACTCGGAGCAGGCCGCCGACGTCGACATCATCGTCACTACCGCTCTCATCCCCGGCCGCTCGGCCCCTCGCCTGATCACCGCCGCGGACGTCGCGTCGATGAAGCCGGGAAGCGTCATCGTCGACATGGCCGCGGCCCAGGGCGGCAACGTCGAAGGCAGCCTCGCCGGACAGCGCGTGGTCACCGACAACGGGGTGGTCATCCTCGGCTACACCGATCTCGCCGGGCGCCTGCCCGTGCAGGCGAGCCAGCTGTACGGCACCAATCTGGTCAATCTGCTGAAGCTGCTGACCCCGGGCAAGGACGGACGGCTAGTCCTGGATCTCGATGACGTGGTGCAGCGCGGCATCACGGTGGTCCGTGAGGGCGAGAAACTGTGGCCACCGCCGCCGGTACAGGTCTCGGCCGCTCCCGTGCACAGCGCGGAACCGGTGGCCGAGAAGGAGGAGCGCGAACCGCGGTCCCCGGCGGTCAGGCTGGGCCTGGTCTTCGCCGGCGCCGCAGCCCTCTTCGTCGTCAACGCGCTCGCACCCGAGCCGATCCCGCGGCACTTCACGGTGCTGGTGCTGGCGATCGTCATCGGTTACTACGTCATCGGCCGGGTGGCGCACGCCCTGCACACTCCTTTGATGAGCGTCACGAACGCCATCTCCGGAGTGGTGGTGGTCGGTGCGCTGCTCCAGGTCGGCATGCATGACACCGTGATCCGGATCCTGGCCGCTGTCGCGATCCTGCTCGCCTCCATCAACGTCTTCGGCGGCTTCGCGGTGACCCGCAGGATGCTCGTCATGTTCAGCAGGGGGAAATGA
- the pntB gene encoding Re/Si-specific NAD(P)(+) transhydrogenase subunit beta gives MTSQSVAVAAYLVAALLFVLSLAGLSRHETSAKGWLYGVVGMAVALAATIGVVASDSPGWGIYLVVGGIVVGGAIGLWRARVVEMTGMPELIAALHSFVGLAAVLTGWNGYLEVERGGRGGLDGALLHIHHAEVFIGIFIGAVTFTGSIVANLKLSGKIDSKPLMLPGKNLINVGALVAFAALTVIFIVHPALWLMIAVTVLALALGWHLVASIGGGDMPVVVSMLNSYSGWAAAAAGFLLDNDLLIVTGALVGSSGAYLSYIMCQAMNRSFLSVIAGGFGIEAAAGGGQEQGEHRETTVQETADLLADARSVVIVPGYGMAVAQAQYPVAELVRGLRERGAEVRFGIHPVAGRLPGHMNVLLAEAKVPYDIVLEMDEINDDFVNTDVVLVIGANDTVNPAATEDPSSPIAGMPVLRVWEAQNVLVFKRSMATGYAGVPNPLFYRENSRMLFGDARSRMEEIVRTLTPVRV, from the coding sequence ATGACGTCACAGTCCGTCGCCGTCGCGGCGTATCTCGTCGCGGCCCTGCTGTTCGTTCTGTCGCTGGCCGGCCTCTCCCGCCACGAGACCTCCGCCAAGGGGTGGCTGTACGGCGTCGTCGGAATGGCCGTCGCCCTGGCCGCCACGATCGGGGTGGTCGCCTCCGACAGCCCCGGCTGGGGCATCTACCTGGTGGTCGGCGGGATCGTGGTCGGCGGGGCGATCGGGTTGTGGCGGGCCCGCGTCGTCGAGATGACGGGTATGCCGGAACTCATCGCCGCGCTGCACAGCTTTGTGGGCCTGGCAGCCGTCCTCACCGGCTGGAACGGCTACCTGGAGGTGGAAAGGGGCGGTCGGGGCGGCCTCGACGGCGCGCTGCTGCACATCCATCACGCCGAGGTCTTCATCGGGATCTTCATCGGCGCGGTCACCTTCACCGGTTCCATCGTGGCCAACCTCAAGCTCAGCGGAAAAATCGACTCCAAGCCGCTGATGCTGCCGGGAAAGAATCTGATCAACGTGGGCGCGCTGGTGGCGTTCGCCGCACTGACCGTGATCTTCATCGTGCACCCGGCGCTGTGGCTGATGATCGCGGTCACCGTACTGGCGCTCGCACTCGGCTGGCACCTGGTCGCCTCGATCGGCGGCGGTGACATGCCGGTCGTCGTCTCGATGCTCAACTCCTATTCCGGATGGGCTGCCGCCGCGGCCGGCTTCCTCCTCGACAACGACCTGCTGATCGTGACCGGCGCCCTCGTCGGCTCCAGCGGCGCCTACCTGTCGTACATCATGTGCCAGGCGATGAACCGGTCCTTCCTCTCCGTCATCGCTGGGGGCTTCGGCATCGAGGCCGCGGCCGGTGGGGGCCAAGAGCAGGGCGAGCACCGGGAGACCACGGTCCAGGAGACCGCCGATCTGCTGGCCGACGCCCGCAGCGTCGTCATCGTCCCCGGCTACGGCATGGCCGTGGCACAGGCGCAGTACCCGGTCGCCGAGCTCGTACGCGGTCTGCGTGAGCGGGGCGCCGAGGTGCGCTTCGGCATCCACCCGGTCGCGGGCCGGCTGCCGGGCCACATGAACGTGCTCCTTGCCGAGGCCAAGGTCCCCTACGACATCGTGCTGGAGATGGACGAGATCAACGACGACTTCGTCAACACCGACGTCGTCCTCGTCATCGGGGCCAACGACACGGTCAATCCGGCTGCTACGGAGGACCCGAGCAGCCCGATCGCGGGCATGCCGGTGCTACGGGTGTGGGAGGCCCAGAACGTCCTCGTCTTCAAACGGTCGATGGCGACCGGATATGCGGGCGTCCCCAACCCGCTCTTCTACCGGGAGAACTCGCGGATGCTCTTCGGTGACGCCAGGTCCAGGATGGAGGAGATCGTCCGGACGTTGACACCGGTCCGCGTCTGA